One genomic window of Melospiza melodia melodia isolate bMelMel2 unplaced genomic scaffold, bMelMel2.pri scaffold_48, whole genome shotgun sequence includes the following:
- the LOC134413729 gene encoding olfactory receptor 14J1-like yields the protein KPLHYGTLLGSRACAHMAAAAWASGFLNAVLHTANTFSLPLCHGNALGQFFCEVPQILKLSCSHSSLREVGLLVVTFCLGFGCFVFMVFSYVQIFRAVLRIPSEQGRHKAFSTCLPHLAVVSLFLSTDTFAHLKPPSISSPSLDLAVSVLYSVVPPVLNPLI from the coding sequence aaacccctgcactacgggaccctcctgggaagcagagcttgtgcccacatggcagcagctgcctgggccagtggctttctcaatgctgtgctgcacacagccaatacattttccctgcccctgtgccatggcaatgccctgggccagttcttttgtgaagttccccagatcctcaaactctcctgctcacactccagctTAAGGGAAGTTGGGCTTCTTGTGGTCACtttctgtttaggttttggttgttttgtgttcatggttttttcctatgtgcagatcttcagggctgtgctgaggatcccctctgagcagggacggcacaaagccttttccacctgcctccctcacctggccgtggtctccctgttcctcagcactgacacatttgctcacctgaagcccccctccatctcctccccatccctggatctggcagtgtccgttctgtactcggtggtgcctccagtcctgaaccccctcatc